One part of the Mariniblastus fucicola genome encodes these proteins:
- a CDS encoding cytochrome c peroxidase, with protein MALATVAAFTLMTVCLVAGTIDLTSLFDYENQTVPAYIQQDNTPPGNAIDNATATLGRVLFYDKNLSSDNTVSCASCHRQEFAFSELAVVSSGVNGVTGRHSMRLINSRFSDERRFFWDERADSLEEQVTQPIQDHAEMGFSGTNGDPDFDDLIVKLNATSYYKSLFTMAFGDSAITEARMQDAMAQFIRSIQSFDSKFDAGLTATNGNINAPFPNFSEEENLGKQLFLQAPQFQNPPPGQPRTGIRVGGGLGCAACHRGAEFAIDPQQGAQRNNGVIGVAFEPGSVDLTNSRSPTLRDILSPEGFANGPLMHDGSMSSIDDVLDHYNDITRDDTVNPNLDPRLHGGPNGPGQKLMMTQQERDAVTAFLKTLSGNDVYTNERWSDPFDGDGSLGLIGNVTFDPVEINDANEQRSNVETVTVRFNGDVTIEPGAISILQRSTKTAESNESVTISVDEQFSGGQTVATIQFDSHTRNANGSLEDGNYQLSIAGHLVLRDGIPMGEDYTFGNVEADAFYTHYGDVTGDRTVNIFDLLSFRQVYGSVDGDVNYDVNLDYDAGGAVNVFDLLPFRQRYGSTLPFEFASGKRALVSDGSGDAKPVKTSGGVARGK; from the coding sequence ATGGCGCTCGCCACAGTCGCCGCATTTACGCTGATGACCGTTTGTCTGGTCGCCGGAACGATCGACCTGACCAGCCTTTTCGACTACGAAAACCAAACGGTTCCCGCCTATATTCAGCAGGATAACACGCCTCCCGGAAACGCGATCGACAACGCAACGGCAACCCTTGGCCGCGTGCTGTTCTATGACAAGAACCTTTCCAGCGACAACACGGTCTCCTGTGCAAGCTGCCACCGACAGGAGTTTGCTTTTTCGGAGTTGGCTGTCGTCAGTTCGGGCGTCAATGGAGTCACCGGTCGACATTCGATGCGGTTGATCAACAGCCGCTTCAGTGACGAACGTCGCTTCTTTTGGGACGAGCGAGCTGATTCCTTGGAGGAGCAAGTGACTCAGCCGATCCAGGATCATGCCGAGATGGGTTTCAGTGGAACAAACGGAGACCCAGACTTTGATGATCTGATCGTCAAACTGAACGCGACGTCCTACTACAAGTCACTTTTCACGATGGCGTTCGGCGATTCGGCGATCACCGAGGCGCGGATGCAGGATGCGATGGCTCAGTTCATTCGCAGCATCCAGTCGTTCGATTCAAAGTTTGATGCCGGTCTGACGGCAACCAACGGAAACATTAACGCTCCGTTTCCAAACTTTTCCGAGGAAGAGAATCTCGGCAAGCAACTGTTTCTGCAGGCGCCTCAGTTTCAGAATCCGCCGCCTGGACAGCCGCGTACCGGTATCCGTGTTGGCGGCGGGCTTGGTTGTGCTGCCTGTCACCGCGGTGCGGAGTTCGCGATCGATCCCCAGCAGGGTGCTCAGCGAAACAACGGTGTCATCGGAGTCGCATTTGAGCCGGGTTCAGTCGACCTGACGAACTCACGGTCGCCAACTTTGCGAGATATTTTGTCGCCTGAAGGTTTCGCAAACGGTCCGTTGATGCACGACGGTTCGATGAGCTCCATTGACGACGTGCTCGATCACTACAACGACATCACTCGCGACGATACGGTCAATCCAAACCTCGACCCTCGACTGCACGGCGGTCCCAACGGTCCGGGCCAGAAACTGATGATGACTCAGCAGGAACGGGATGCCGTGACGGCTTTCCTGAAAACTCTTTCGGGCAACGATGTCTACACGAACGAACGCTGGTCCGATCCGTTTGATGGCGATGGATCACTTGGCTTGATCGGCAATGTGACTTTTGACCCCGTCGAAATCAACGATGCCAATGAACAGCGTTCGAACGTGGAAACGGTAACGGTAAGGTTCAATGGCGACGTCACGATTGAGCCCGGTGCGATTTCTATTCTGCAACGCAGCACGAAAACTGCAGAGTCGAATGAAAGCGTCACGATTAGCGTCGACGAACAGTTTTCCGGCGGACAAACGGTGGCTACGATTCAATTTGACAGTCACACCCGAAACGCAAACGGGTCGCTGGAAGACGGAAACTATCAGCTCTCGATTGCAGGCCATCTGGTTCTGCGTGATGGCATTCCGATGGGCGAGGACTACACGTTTGGCAATGTGGAAGCCGATGCGTTTTACACGCACTATGGCGACGTGACCGGTGATCGGACCGTGAACATTTTCGATTTGTTGAGTTTCCGACAGGTTTACGGAAGCGTCGATGGAGACGTCAACTATGACGTGAACCTGGACTACGACGCCGGCGGTGCAGTCAATGTTTTTGACCTGTTGCCGTTCCGCCAACGCTACGGATCAACGCTTCCGTTTGAGTTTGCTTCTGGCAAGCGTGCTCTTGTAAGCGATGGTTCCGGCGATGCGAAACCGGTGAAGACATCGGGTGGCGTTGCTCGCGGAAAGTAG
- the infC gene encoding translation initiation factor IF-3 produces MFSEEPTIAKKQQNRINDQIRITPIRVIDQDGTQLGVISTADALKKAQDQGLDLVEVAPEAKPPVCRIMDFGKFKYDKSKRTSKNKAHQTKLKEIRVRPKTGEHDINFKVKKAVGFLKHNDKVQVTVLFRGREMAHIEEGRKVMEGIIKQLSEFGKVENRPSQQSRKMICTISPLKTS; encoded by the coding sequence ATTTTTTCTGAGGAACCAACAATCGCCAAAAAGCAGCAGAACCGGATCAACGATCAGATCCGAATCACGCCCATCCGTGTCATCGATCAGGATGGTACACAGTTAGGAGTCATCTCAACCGCAGACGCTCTCAAAAAAGCCCAGGACCAGGGGCTCGATCTGGTTGAAGTCGCACCGGAAGCCAAGCCTCCCGTTTGTCGCATTATGGACTTTGGTAAGTTCAAGTACGACAAGAGTAAGCGGACTTCAAAAAACAAGGCTCATCAAACGAAGCTTAAAGAGATTCGCGTTCGTCCCAAAACAGGCGAGCACGATATCAACTTCAAAGTCAAGAAAGCGGTTGGCTTTCTTAAGCACAACGACAAGGTTCAGGTAACCGTGCTGTTCCGTGGCCGCGAAATGGCTCACATCGAAGAAGGTCGCAAAGTGATGGAAGGCATCATCAAGCAGCTTTCCGAGTTTGGCAAAGTCGAGAACCGACCGTCGCAGCAATCACGAAAAATGATCTGCACGATTTCGCCGCTCAAGACATCGTAG
- the thrS gene encoding threonine--tRNA ligase: MTSVKLPDGSVKEFEEQVTVKDVAKSIGRSLAKATLWAEVDDQPVKLDYEIPAGAEVSMKLITKTREGTPSDEALSTLRHSCAHVMARAVMRIKDKCQLAFGPALENGFYYDIKCEPPLTEDDFPAIEKEMKRLIELDEPFERIVKERDDAIQICKDMQQEFKVEHVTEGLADDETLSFYQQGEFLDLCRGPHIPTPKTIGAFKLMSLAGAYWKGDQDREQLQRLYATAFFTQKELDAHLEALEEAKKRDHRVLGRKLGLFHIDEMVGQGLILWTPKGAFVRQQLQDFISSHLRRQGYDQVFTPHIGKLELYKTSGHFPYYQDSQYPALVDREHLAKLASEGCTCGELSNKMSDGEIEGYLLRPMNCPHHIKIYDSQQRSYRDLPIRLAEFGTVYRYEQSGEIGGLTRVRGFTQDDAHLFCTPEQVGDEVKGCLELVKTVFATMGMDDYSVRVGLRDPDSGKYVGDPENWDKAEQACREAAQWLGKPFTEEAGEAAFYGPKIDFVVKDCIGRSWQLGTVQVDYNLPVRFDLSYNGADNQAHRPVMIHRAPFGSMERFIGVLIEHFAGTFPMWLAPEQGRILTVSNKAEGYAREVQEQMKSSGLRITGDYRSEKLGAKIREGRFDLLPYLLIIGPRDAENGTVSIRDRYKGDLGAISVTEAIAMLVDEVDNKTVRKREDEDDKDDA; encoded by the coding sequence ATGACTAGCGTCAAACTCCCCGACGGCAGCGTAAAAGAATTCGAAGAACAGGTGACCGTCAAAGACGTCGCCAAAAGCATCGGCAGAAGCTTGGCCAAAGCCACGCTGTGGGCCGAAGTCGACGACCAACCGGTGAAGCTGGATTATGAGATCCCGGCCGGAGCCGAGGTCAGCATGAAGCTGATCACCAAAACTCGGGAAGGCACGCCAAGTGATGAAGCCCTCTCAACGCTGCGGCACAGTTGTGCTCACGTGATGGCTCGCGCGGTGATGCGAATCAAGGACAAGTGCCAACTGGCGTTTGGTCCGGCCCTGGAAAACGGGTTCTACTACGATATCAAATGCGAGCCGCCGTTAACGGAAGACGATTTCCCGGCGATCGAAAAAGAGATGAAGCGGCTGATCGAGCTCGACGAGCCGTTCGAGCGCATCGTCAAAGAACGCGATGACGCGATTCAAATCTGCAAAGACATGCAGCAGGAATTCAAAGTCGAACACGTGACCGAAGGTCTGGCCGACGATGAAACGCTTTCGTTTTACCAACAAGGCGAGTTCCTGGACCTTTGCCGCGGGCCGCACATTCCGACACCGAAAACGATCGGTGCGTTCAAGCTGATGTCGCTGGCAGGAGCTTACTGGAAAGGCGATCAGGATCGCGAGCAGTTGCAGCGACTCTACGCCACCGCGTTCTTTACTCAGAAAGAACTCGACGCGCACCTGGAAGCGCTCGAAGAAGCCAAGAAACGCGACCATCGTGTGTTGGGGCGAAAACTGGGGCTGTTCCACATCGATGAGATGGTCGGGCAGGGCTTGATCCTGTGGACTCCGAAAGGCGCCTTCGTTCGGCAGCAGTTGCAGGACTTTATCTCCAGCCACCTGCGTCGCCAGGGCTACGATCAGGTCTTCACTCCGCATATTGGCAAACTGGAACTCTACAAAACCAGCGGCCACTTTCCGTATTACCAGGACAGCCAATACCCAGCGTTGGTCGATCGCGAACATCTGGCGAAACTGGCGTCGGAAGGCTGCACTTGCGGCGAGCTTTCGAACAAGATGAGCGACGGCGAAATCGAAGGTTACCTTCTTCGCCCGATGAACTGCCCGCACCACATCAAGATCTACGATTCGCAGCAGCGAAGCTATCGCGATCTTCCGATTCGACTGGCCGAGTTCGGCACGGTTTATCGCTACGAGCAGTCTGGCGAAATCGGCGGGCTGACTCGCGTCCGCGGGTTCACGCAAGATGATGCTCACCTGTTTTGCACTCCGGAACAGGTTGGCGACGAAGTGAAGGGCTGCCTGGAGTTGGTGAAAACTGTTTTCGCGACGATGGGCATGGACGACTACAGCGTGCGAGTCGGATTGCGCGATCCGGATTCGGGCAAGTACGTTGGCGATCCGGAAAACTGGGACAAGGCAGAACAGGCCTGTCGCGAAGCGGCCCAATGGTTGGGCAAACCGTTCACCGAAGAGGCCGGCGAGGCTGCGTTTTACGGTCCCAAGATTGACTTTGTGGTCAAGGACTGCATCGGGCGATCGTGGCAATTGGGGACTGTCCAGGTGGACTACAATCTGCCGGTTCGGTTCGACCTGAGCTACAACGGGGCGGACAATCAGGCTCATCGTCCAGTCATGATCCACCGGGCTCCGTTTGGTTCGATGGAGCGATTCATCGGCGTGCTGATCGAGCACTTTGCGGGAACTTTCCCAATGTGGCTGGCCCCGGAACAGGGGCGAATCCTGACCGTTAGCAACAAGGCCGAAGGCTACGCTCGGGAAGTTCAGGAGCAGATGAAGTCATCCGGTTTGCGGATCACGGGCGACTATCGCTCGGAAAAACTCGGGGCGAAAATCCGAGAGGGCCGTTTTGATCTGCTGCCATATTTGCTGATTATTGGCCCCCGTGACGCGGAAAATGGCACAGTTTCGATCCGCGATCGCTACAAGGGCGATCTTGGCGCGATATCGGTGACCGAAGCCATCGCGATGCTGGTGGACGAGGTCGACAACAAAACCGTGCGGAAACGTGAAGACGAAGATGATAAAGATGATGCTTAA
- a CDS encoding BBP7 family outer membrane beta-barrel protein, translated as MKRMWQNWLAIVTLVTMVGTANAQHGWNQPSEIGSYQSILSRAGYGNNMGSLGQGMMQPGVPMQGSAMEGGAMVQGSTAMYGMNGVQSGAVNGGATMMSAPTGAVHGSVLQGGSMGGVVGSAATAGQVMSTPMAGAVPMQSAMPMQSMAPMATAAPMISAPAMGGMVNTGTSFVGSTPMASPSMCNSSLFAGSAGSACAAPVYSTPIYQQAVMAPTYVAAPQRPRANYTIGLTGMYFQRDYEDNRFLAQNPSGDTLYTNDADEQTFDGFGVTLASRNASGSGMEVGYWALNPGRSAAILTGANVATNIQGLDQLIHVSSGRDLYDIYANTVAQTIVRETDINNLEFNVLRNGGTFCGRNNRKGFYELLGGFRWFEFNESLQYTSSIDNVAYPLVPSDFFYNLEARNRLLGFQLGARNEYCLGSKLRLFSGVKGGVFNNNIRTMQNITDLNGEIAQVNGGPSAGRPFSYNDEKNDVAFLGELDFGVLYHLSCRTRIRLGYRAIGVSGVALAADQMPYDYTDPNELLSANSNGSLMLGGGYYGLEFCF; from the coding sequence ATGAAACGAATGTGGCAGAACTGGTTGGCGATTGTCACCCTCGTGACGATGGTCGGCACCGCTAACGCCCAGCACGGCTGGAACCAACCATCAGAAATTGGTTCCTATCAGTCGATTCTGTCGCGAGCCGGCTATGGAAACAACATGGGCTCGCTGGGACAAGGGATGATGCAGCCGGGAGTACCCATGCAGGGTTCCGCCATGGAAGGCGGCGCGATGGTGCAAGGAAGCACCGCCATGTATGGAATGAACGGCGTTCAATCGGGGGCCGTCAACGGCGGCGCGACGATGATGTCGGCTCCAACGGGCGCAGTCCACGGCAGCGTCCTGCAAGGCGGGTCCATGGGAGGCGTTGTCGGTTCTGCTGCGACGGCCGGCCAGGTGATGTCGACTCCAATGGCAGGCGCGGTACCAATGCAGTCCGCTATGCCGATGCAAAGTATGGCTCCGATGGCGACCGCTGCTCCAATGATCTCTGCACCAGCGATGGGCGGCATGGTCAACACGGGAACCAGCTTCGTCGGAAGCACTCCGATGGCATCTCCTTCGATGTGCAACAGCAGTCTGTTTGCTGGATCTGCCGGTTCAGCCTGTGCTGCACCCGTCTACTCGACGCCGATCTATCAGCAGGCCGTGATGGCACCTACTTACGTTGCCGCACCGCAGCGTCCTCGTGCCAACTACACGATTGGCTTGACCGGAATGTACTTCCAGCGTGACTACGAAGACAATCGTTTTCTCGCCCAAAACCCGAGCGGCGACACGCTTTACACCAACGACGCGGATGAGCAAACGTTTGACGGATTTGGTGTGACTCTGGCTTCACGCAACGCCAGCGGCAGCGGAATGGAAGTCGGCTACTGGGCACTCAACCCTGGTCGTTCGGCGGCAATTCTGACCGGAGCCAACGTTGCGACAAACATTCAGGGGCTCGATCAGCTGATCCACGTTTCTTCAGGCCGCGACCTTTACGATATCTACGCCAACACGGTTGCTCAAACAATCGTTCGTGAAACAGACATCAACAATCTTGAATTCAACGTCCTTCGCAACGGCGGAACGTTCTGCGGTCGCAACAATCGCAAAGGATTCTATGAGCTGCTTGGCGGTTTCCGCTGGTTCGAATTCAACGAGAGCCTGCAGTACACGTCATCGATTGACAATGTTGCTTACCCGTTGGTTCCTTCGGACTTCTTCTACAACCTTGAGGCTCGCAACCGTCTTCTCGGATTCCAGTTGGGTGCTCGCAACGAGTACTGCCTTGGTTCGAAACTGCGATTGTTTAGCGGCGTCAAAGGCGGCGTGTTCAACAACAATATCCGCACGATGCAGAACATCACGGATCTCAACGGAGAGATTGCTCAAGTCAACGGTGGTCCTTCTGCCGGTCGTCCGTTCAGCTACAACGACGAAAAGAACGACGTTGCGTTTCTTGGTGAGCTGGACTTCGGAGTCCTTTACCACCTGTCGTGTCGCACACGCATCCGACTTGGATACCGTGCGATCGGAGTCAGCGGTGTCGCACTTGCTGCCGACCAAATGCCTTACGACTACACAGATCCAAACGAGCTGCTGAGTGCCAACAGCAACGGCAGCCTGATGTTGGGCGGCGGTTACTACGGACTAGAGTTCTGCTTCTAG